One window of the Flavobacteriales bacterium genome contains the following:
- a CDS encoding DEAD/DEAH box helicase encodes MNFTDFGFEPQVIEALDAMGFTKPTPIQEQSIPHVLQRKDVIACAQTGTGKTAAFILPILNLICKNPNQGKVSTIVIVPTRELAIQIDQQIEGLSYFTNATSIAIYGGGDGKSFDSEKNALLTGADIIVCTPGRFMSHLNMGYFDTSGVKHFILDEADRMLDMGFNEDIMKIAEQLPKNRQNLLFSATFPPKIRSLANQLLKDPVTINIAISKPNEGIKQGAYLVHDGQKIALIKSILTKTNFEHVLIFTGKKVMVKEITNALARAGIQAKGIQSDLDQKEREQVLLDFTNKKVRVLVATDILARGIDIKGINLVINYEVPRDEEDYVHRIGRTARGDNKGVALTFINAEQCYDFAKIEKLIEKEVPKIALPEGFDEGPTYDPTKRPSFKKKKFHTKKKFTKPN; translated from the coding sequence ATGAATTTTACCGATTTCGGTTTTGAACCTCAAGTAATAGAAGCCCTAGATGCCATGGGTTTTACAAAGCCTACCCCAATACAAGAACAATCTATTCCACATGTTTTACAACGAAAAGATGTAATTGCTTGTGCACAAACTGGTACTGGAAAAACAGCAGCTTTTATACTCCCTATCTTAAATTTAATTTGTAAAAACCCGAATCAAGGAAAAGTTAGTACAATTGTTATTGTCCCGACTAGAGAGTTAGCCATACAAATTGATCAACAAATTGAAGGGTTGAGTTATTTTACCAATGCTACTTCTATTGCTATTTATGGAGGTGGTGATGGCAAAAGTTTTGACTCAGAAAAAAATGCTTTGTTAACCGGTGCCGATATTATAGTTTGTACACCTGGTCGTTTTATGTCGCATTTAAACATGGGGTATTTTGATACTTCTGGTGTAAAACACTTTATTTTAGATGAAGCCGACCGTATGTTAGATATGGGTTTTAACGAAGACATTATGAAAATTGCCGAACAGCTTCCAAAAAACCGTCAAAACCTATTGTTTTCGGCTACTTTTCCACCCAAAATTAGGTCGTTAGCCAACCAACTGTTAAAAGACCCTGTTACAATAAATATTGCCATTTCTAAGCCCAACGAGGGCATTAAACAAGGAGCTTATTTGGTTCATGATGGTCAGAAAATTGCACTTATCAAATCCATACTTACCAAAACAAATTTTGAGCATGTTTTGATTTTTACAGGTAAAAAAGTGATGGTAAAAGAAATTACCAATGCCTTGGCTAGAGCAGGAATCCAAGCAAAAGGTATTCAATCGGATTTAGACCAAAAAGAACGTGAACAAGTTTTACTTGATTTCACCAACAAAAAAGTACGCGTTTTGGTTGCTACCGATATTTTAGCCAGAGGTATTGATATTAAAGGAATAAACTTGGTTATTAACTATGAAGTACCCCGTGACGAAGAAGATTATGTTCACCGTATTGGAAGAACAGCTAGAGGTGATAACAAAGGTGTGGCATTAACATTTATTAATGCTGAACAATGCTACGATTTTGCTAAAATTGAAAAACTGATTGAAAAAGAAGTTCCAAAAATAGCTTTACCAGAAGGGTTTGATGAAGGTCCAACCTATGACCCAACAAAAAGACCTTCTTTTAAGAAAAAGAAATTTCACACCAAGAAAAAATTTACCAAACCAAACTAA
- a CDS encoding NAD(P)H-dependent oxidoreductase, protein MSSNVLMILAHPNIEQSIANKHISNIVSAYDNTEVRNLTSLYPDFKIDVKAEQEALLKADIVVFQYPLFWYGVPSLLKEWIDSVFTFGFAFGKGIYQLEGKKIIVSFTTGSSVKDYPVEVVEKIVFPFKGLADYCKMEYITTLVSHEIGGYSEEAKTKSINNADIHAKKMLEII, encoded by the coding sequence ATGTCTTCAAACGTTTTAATGATATTGGCTCACCCAAACATTGAGCAATCTATCGCAAACAAACACATTAGCAATATTGTTTCTGCTTACGATAATACTGAAGTAAGAAATTTAACTTCACTATATCCTGATTTTAAAATTGATGTAAAAGCTGAACAAGAAGCTCTTTTAAAAGCTGATATCGTAGTTTTTCAATACCCTTTGTTTTGGTATGGAGTACCGAGTTTGCTAAAAGAATGGATTGATAGCGTTTTTACGTTTGGTTTTGCCTTTGGAAAAGGAATATATCAACTTGAAGGTAAAAAAATTATTGTTTCGTTCACAACGGGCAGTTCTGTAAAAGATTACCCAGTAGAAGTGGTTGAAAAAATAGTTTTTCCGTTTAAAGGTTTGGCAGATTATTGTAAAATGGAATACATTACCACGTTAGTTTCACATGAAATTGGCGGATACTCTGAAGAGGCTAAAACCAAATCGATAAACAATGCCGACATCCACGCAAAAAAAATGCTAGAAATAATTTGA
- a CDS encoding alpha/beta hydrolase, translated as MSEELKYVQVDEKVKLAYQLIGKTNTSLPLVIFLHEGLGSIAQWKDFPEKLCQTLGLPGLIYERYGYGHSTPLQEERDSNYLDVEGNYFLPKLIEKLNLTNRELILVGHSDGASISLIYASLFPENVKLVVSMAAHVFNEQISVDSIKKLEALYKSDSRLKKSFEKYHFDHTDSTFYAFSKTITHPNFKDWNIEHYLTNIIAPIIAIQGFEDEYGTALQVESIVTKSKSKYNRNVMIPKCGHSPHLQKQTFVLNQITDFYNTICNLQPVLNTIHEQ; from the coding sequence ATGAGCGAAGAGTTGAAATATGTTCAGGTAGACGAAAAGGTGAAATTGGCTTATCAGTTAATTGGTAAAACTAATACCTCTTTACCATTAGTTATTTTTTTGCATGAGGGGTTGGGCAGCATAGCACAATGGAAGGATTTTCCTGAAAAATTGTGTCAAACATTAGGTTTGCCAGGATTGATTTACGAACGCTATGGCTACGGTCATTCAACACCTTTGCAAGAGGAAAGAGATTCAAATTATTTAGATGTAGAAGGGAATTATTTTTTACCCAAACTAATTGAAAAATTAAATTTAACCAACAGAGAACTTATACTTGTCGGGCATAGTGATGGAGCAAGTATATCTTTGATTTACGCTTCATTATTCCCTGAAAATGTAAAGTTGGTGGTTAGCATGGCAGCTCATGTTTTTAACGAGCAAATTAGTGTCGATAGCATTAAAAAATTAGAAGCACTCTACAAAAGTGATTCTCGACTCAAAAAAAGCTTTGAAAAATATCATTTCGACCACACAGATAGTACGTTTTACGCTTTTTCAAAAACCATCACTCATCCTAATTTTAAAGATTGGAATATAGAACATTATTTAACCAATATTATAGCTCCTATTATTGCTATTCAAGGGTTTGAGGATGAATATGGAACAGCGTTACAAGTAGAATCTATCGTAACAAAATCAAAAAGTAAATACAACAGAAATGTGATGATACCAAAGTGTGGACATTCGCCTCATTTGCAAAAACAAACCTTCGTTTTAAACCAAATTACCGACTTTTATAACACCATTTGTAATCTTCAACCTGTATTAAATACGATTCATGAGCAATAA
- a CDS encoding PaaI family thioesterase → MSNKHFKSLENMFYAAPINKLMKPTIQVKDGKCEIKMDVDSQFFHAANALHGSVYFKLLDDAAFFAANSIVDDVFVVTGSFEIKFLRPILGGKLLAVGEMTKNLGNKLEARANLFDEEGNLMGSGSGVFVKTKIELTSIESYKN, encoded by the coding sequence ATGAGCAATAAACATTTTAAAAGTTTGGAGAACATGTTTTATGCTGCTCCAATAAATAAATTAATGAAACCAACCATTCAAGTAAAGGACGGAAAGTGTGAAATAAAAATGGACGTCGACTCGCAATTTTTTCATGCTGCAAATGCCTTGCATGGCTCTGTGTACTTTAAATTACTAGACGATGCAGCTTTTTTTGCAGCCAATTCAATTGTTGATGATGTATTTGTGGTTACAGGTTCTTTTGAAATTAAATTTTTACGACCAATTTTGGGAGGTAAACTTCTTGCTGTAGGAGAAATGACGAAGAATTTAGGAAACAAATTAGAAGCTCGTGCTAACTTGTTTGATGAGGAGGGTAATTTAATGGGTTCGGGTTCAGGAGTTTTTGTAAAAACAAAAATAGAACTAACAAGTATCGAAAGTTATAAAAATTAG
- a CDS encoding N-acetylmuramoyl-L-alanine amidase codes for MIKNVLFLVVFTFFGFTLFAQQNKYPNNQFQNEFNQAYLQYPDVPRGVLEAIAYTNTRFQHLDNTEEACTGIPLAYGVMGLTLDGKNYFRNNLNYVSQLSGVPVNDILQNPTQHVLAYASAYQTLLNQSTFDKNNIENHVPVLIALSELPYDGLAQDFALNSHLYSVFNFMTDAEAQKKFNFPNHNINMVNVFGAENLAILSSSKIVISENTIATETGKTYSNSGHTISSVDYPPALTQLTPCNFSSRNGTAISAVTVHTIQGTYAGAISWAANCASSSVSYHYCLRSSDGQVTQVVLESNKAWHVGSENPYTIGMEHEGYVSDPAWYTVAMYQSSADLVRDITQSGYGISPLRTAYFPWAPTTNYNASSIPGSCVKIKGHQHYPNQSHTDPGANWDWDYYYKLINNTTPITTNTNLTGTVTDLGGSGGNYGNDERTLFLIQPTGASSITLNITVFDVESTWDYLYIYDGITPFTNRIGFYTGTTIPSTITVNSGNVLIEFRSDCSTTKPGFEITWNSVAPDAIKPTTAISAAPNPANTDFTSTFTDADNVGGSGVKHQFYQVIDNDGVEWRANNNNGFFSDNFDTAIHPDWTAVTGIWNIAGAYLVQSEDTNTNTNIYAAVNQNTYNKYLYHWEGKLEGSGTNRRAGFHFYSDNASLTNRGNSYFVWFRLDNDKIQIYKVINDVFTLEQDVSYNFNAATFYDFKVTFDKTNGEIDVFVNDVFKASWQDATPHTTNGDFVSFRSGDAVYTVNNLKIYHDRNSTALIKIGNGPNDDVRYEGTPAGKIKSIVIDNAKNVSTIAEELVNVDWITGINEIDENEVKMYPNPVKDLLYLEFNQALRANSTVIVRDVLNREVITHTLQNSNRQKIDVSVLSNGLYFLEVNDNNAKKIFKFLKE; via the coding sequence ATGATAAAAAATGTACTTTTTTTAGTTGTGTTTACTTTTTTTGGTTTTACACTATTTGCACAACAAAATAAATATCCAAACAACCAATTTCAAAATGAATTTAATCAAGCTTATTTGCAATATCCTGATGTGCCAAGAGGAGTTTTAGAGGCTATTGCTTATACCAATACTCGTTTTCAGCATTTAGATAATACCGAAGAAGCTTGTACAGGTATTCCTTTAGCTTATGGAGTGATGGGTTTAACCCTTGATGGAAAAAATTATTTTAGAAACAATTTAAATTATGTTTCACAGCTTTCGGGAGTTCCCGTAAATGATATTTTACAAAACCCTACCCAACATGTTTTGGCTTATGCTAGTGCTTATCAAACCTTATTAAATCAATCTACTTTTGATAAAAATAACATTGAAAACCATGTTCCTGTTTTAATTGCATTAAGCGAATTGCCATACGATGGGTTGGCTCAAGATTTTGCATTGAACTCACACTTGTATTCCGTATTCAATTTTATGACGGATGCTGAAGCTCAAAAAAAATTCAATTTTCCAAATCATAACATCAACATGGTTAATGTTTTTGGAGCAGAAAATTTAGCAATTTTATCTTCGTCTAAAATTGTTATTTCTGAAAACACTATAGCAACAGAAACTGGTAAAACTTATTCCAATTCTGGGCATACTATTAGTTCTGTGGATTATCCTCCTGCATTAACACAACTAACACCATGTAATTTTAGTTCTAGAAATGGTACTGCTATTTCAGCAGTAACTGTTCACACTATTCAAGGAACTTATGCAGGAGCAATTTCCTGGGCAGCAAATTGTGCTTCATCAAGTGTTTCTTACCATTATTGTTTAAGGTCGTCGGATGGACAAGTAACACAAGTGGTTTTAGAAAGTAACAAAGCTTGGCATGTGGGTTCTGAAAATCCTTATACCATTGGTATGGAACATGAAGGTTACGTGAGCGACCCAGCATGGTACACCGTTGCCATGTATCAATCATCTGCTGATTTAGTAAGAGACATTACACAAAGTGGTTATGGAATTAGTCCCTTGCGAACTGCTTATTTCCCTTGGGCACCTACAACCAACTACAATGCATCAAGCATTCCCGGAAGTTGTGTAAAAATTAAAGGTCATCAACATTATCCAAACCAAAGCCATACCGACCCAGGAGCAAATTGGGATTGGGATTATTATTACAAACTAATTAACAACACCACACCAATAACAACCAATACCAATTTAACTGGAACGGTAACCGATTTAGGTGGAAGTGGTGGAAACTATGGTAATGATGAACGAACGCTATTCTTGATTCAACCAACGGGAGCATCTTCAATTACCTTGAATATTACTGTTTTTGATGTTGAATCTACATGGGATTACTTGTATATTTATGATGGAATAACTCCTTTTACAAATCGAATCGGTTTTTATACAGGAACAACTATTCCATCAACCATTACCGTAAACAGTGGAAATGTGTTGATTGAGTTTCGTTCGGATTGCTCTACTACAAAACCAGGTTTTGAAATTACTTGGAACTCGGTTGCACCCGATGCTATAAAGCCAACAACAGCTATTTCAGCAGCTCCAAATCCTGCAAATACAGATTTTACTAGTACCTTTACCGATGCCGATAATGTTGGAGGTAGTGGAGTAAAACACCAGTTTTATCAGGTTATTGATAACGATGGTGTAGAATGGAGAGCCAACAATAACAACGGATTTTTTAGCGATAATTTTGATACAGCTATTCACCCTGATTGGACTGCTGTAACAGGAATTTGGAACATTGCAGGGGCTTACTTGGTGCAGTCGGAAGACACCAATACCAACACCAATATTTATGCAGCAGTGAATCAAAATACCTACAACAAGTATTTGTATCATTGGGAAGGAAAATTAGAAGGTTCAGGAACAAATCGAAGAGCAGGCTTTCATTTTTATTCCGATAACGCTTCATTAACCAATCGTGGAAATTCCTACTTTGTTTGGTTTAGATTGGATAACGACAAAATTCAGATTTACAAAGTGATAAACGATGTGTTTACTTTAGAGCAAGATGTTTCGTACAATTTTAATGCAGCTACTTTTTACGATTTTAAAGTTACGTTTGATAAAACCAATGGTGAAATTGATGTGTTTGTTAACGATGTGTTTAAAGCATCGTGGCAAGATGCTACACCACATACCACCAATGGCGATTTTGTTTCGTTTAGAAGCGGTGATGCAGTTTATACAGTAAACAATTTAAAAATTTACCACGACCGAAACAGTACTGCATTAATAAAAATTGGAAACGGACCAAATGATGACGTTAGGTACGAAGGAACTCCAGCAGGTAAAATAAAATCGATAGTAATTGACAATGCTAAAAATGTATCAACCATTGCAGAGGAATTAGTAAATGTTGATTGGATTACAGGCATCAATGAGATAGATGAAAACGAAGTAAAAATGTATCCAAATCCAGTAAAAGATTTGTTGTACTTAGAATTTAACCAAGCCTTGAGAGCAAATAGTACTGTAATTGTTAGAGATGTATTAAATCGAGAAGTCATTACTCATACCCTACAAAATTCAAACAGACAAAAAATTGATGTTTCGGTTTTGAGTAATGGGCTTTACTTTTTAGAGGTTAACGACAACAACGCTAAAAAAATCTTCAAATTTTTGAAGGAGTAA
- a CDS encoding PhoH family protein gives MKKKKQSRIYVLDTSVILHDHNAINNFEDNDIAIPITVLEELDDFKKGNDTKNFEAREFIRFLDKISEDNTLQQWIKLDKNKEGKFKIIMHHEKTKRDAEFIFDDTKADHKILNAALSLQEEYPDRTVVLVTKDINLRLKARALDLPSEDYLTGKIQDVNNLVVKGKENIEDVDPEIIKKIFNGGKIENPEINGFKFQKNSFYILRNGKNSALSFYNPLDNTLERVEKEYVYGIKPKNAEQAFAIHALLNNNIKLVALQGVAGTGKTLLALASSLEQRNQYKQIILARPIVPLSNRDIGYLPGDANDKIGPYMEPLWDNLKYIKNQFGENEKRYRQIDDMQKDERIVITPLAYIRGRSLSDVYFIVDEAQNLTPHEVKTIITRAGENTKIIFTGDINQIDSPYLDEQSNGLSYLIDRLKGHELFAHITLEKGERSELANLANEML, from the coding sequence ATGAAAAAGAAGAAACAATCGAGAATTTATGTTTTAGATACATCAGTAATACTTCACGACCACAACGCAATTAATAATTTTGAGGATAACGACATTGCTATTCCAATTACAGTTTTAGAGGAGTTAGATGATTTTAAAAAAGGTAACGATACTAAAAACTTTGAAGCTCGAGAGTTTATTCGATTTTTAGATAAAATAAGCGAAGACAATACCCTTCAGCAATGGATAAAGTTGGATAAAAACAAAGAAGGAAAGTTTAAAATTATTATGCACCACGAAAAAACCAAACGTGATGCCGAATTTATTTTTGATGACACCAAAGCCGACCATAAAATTTTAAACGCAGCACTTTCGTTGCAAGAAGAATACCCCGATAGAACAGTAGTTTTGGTCACTAAGGATATTAACTTACGTTTAAAAGCTCGTGCGTTAGATTTACCGTCAGAAGATTATTTAACAGGTAAAATACAAGACGTTAACAATTTAGTGGTAAAGGGAAAGGAAAACATTGAAGATGTTGACCCAGAAATCATCAAGAAAATATTTAATGGTGGTAAAATCGAAAACCCAGAAATAAATGGGTTTAAGTTTCAAAAAAACTCGTTTTACATTTTACGAAACGGTAAAAATTCGGCATTGTCGTTTTACAATCCGTTAGACAATACTTTAGAACGTGTTGAAAAAGAATACGTTTACGGTATAAAACCAAAAAATGCCGAACAAGCTTTTGCAATTCACGCTTTGCTGAACAACAACATAAAATTGGTAGCATTACAAGGTGTTGCAGGTACGGGTAAAACCTTGTTGGCATTGGCAAGTTCGTTGGAGCAACGTAATCAATACAAACAAATAATATTAGCTAGACCAATTGTGCCATTAAGCAACAGAGACATTGGTTATTTACCAGGCGATGCCAACGATAAAATTGGACCGTACATGGAGCCATTGTGGGATAACTTAAAATACATCAAGAACCAATTTGGCGAAAACGAAAAACGCTACCGACAAATTGACGATATGCAAAAGGACGAACGTATTGTAATTACTCCATTGGCATACATTCGTGGGCGTAGTTTAAGCGATGTGTATTTTATTGTTGATGAGGCTCAAAACTTAACTCCACACGAGGTAAAAACCATTATTACCAGAGCAGGAGAAAACACTAAAATAATATTTACAGGCGATATCAATCAAATTGATTCACCTTATTTAGATGAACAAAGTAACGGTTTATCGTATTTAATTGACCGACTAAAAGGACATGAATTGTTTGCACACATTACCCTCGAAAAAGGTGAACGTAGCGAGTTGGCTAACTTGGCAAATGAAATGTTGTAG
- a CDS encoding GIY-YIG nuclease family protein gives MLFYVYILQSNVDGRFYIGQTGNVVKRLYDHNNGKSTYTSKFLPWNLVWFICVESRSEAYILEQKIKKFKSRIKTIQFITENPCVPGSENLQISNLLDFRESS, from the coding sequence ATGCTTTTTTATGTTTACATATTACAAAGTAATGTTGATGGCAGGTTTTATATCGGTCAAACAGGTAATGTTGTAAAAAGATTATATGACCATAATAATGGTAAATCAACATATACATCAAAATTTTTACCTTGGAATCTTGTTTGGTTTATTTGTGTTGAATCTAGAAGTGAGGCTTATATTTTAGAGCAAAAGATAAAAAAATTTAAATCCCGAATTAAAACCATTCAATTTATTACTGAAAATCCTTGTGTCCCTGGCTCCGAAAATCTTCAAATTTCCAATTTGTTAGATTTTCGAGAGTCCTCATAA
- a CDS encoding type III pantothenate kinase, translating into MNLVIDIGNTLVKLAVFNKNELIFNKNYDSLTPLEVQEILKRFNIVHSIISNVRNTDINLENLLNTSTNFYQLNEQTLLPFQNLYATPTTLGKDRMALIAAACNLFPQRNVLVVDMGTCITYDVVTADKKYLGGAISPGLNMRFKALNQFTGNLPLVEFTENEKPNLIGDSTINSITSGVYNGVKTELEGTIASYNKQYENIQVVLTGGNAEMFDLESKNRIFADKFFLLKGLNEILEYNAKN; encoded by the coding sequence TTGAATTTAGTCATCGACATAGGCAACACATTGGTTAAATTAGCCGTGTTCAACAAAAATGAACTCATTTTTAACAAAAATTATGATTCATTAACACCTTTAGAGGTGCAAGAAATCCTTAAACGGTTTAATATTGTTCATTCAATAATTTCTAATGTGCGAAATACTGACATCAATTTAGAAAATTTGTTGAATACAAGCACAAACTTTTATCAACTAAACGAACAAACTTTATTGCCTTTTCAAAATTTATATGCTACACCAACCACTTTGGGTAAAGACCGCATGGCTTTAATTGCAGCAGCATGTAATTTATTTCCACAACGAAACGTTTTAGTGGTTGATATGGGAACTTGTATTACTTACGATGTTGTAACAGCAGATAAAAAATATTTAGGAGGTGCTATTTCTCCGGGACTAAACATGAGGTTTAAAGCCTTAAACCAATTCACAGGCAATTTACCTTTGGTTGAATTTACCGAAAACGAAAAGCCAAATTTAATAGGAGATTCAACAATCAACTCCATAACATCGGGAGTTTATAATGGTGTTAAAACCGAATTGGAAGGCACCATTGCTAGTTATAACAAGCAATACGAAAATATTCAGGTGGTTTTAACAGGAGGAAATGCCGAAATGTTTGATTTAGAATCAAAAAATCGCATCTTTGCAGACAAATTTTTTCTGCTGAAAGGATTAAACGAAATTTTAGAATATAATGCAAAAAATTAG
- a CDS encoding tetratricopeptide repeat protein: MRKLTLTLVAIAIASLTFAQGKYGKTPEDSIVCIESLIYKDYLKSDPALAMSLWKKAYKTCPESQLTLYINGVKMYQDLIRDAKDAKTQQAYKDTMYSIFDQRIAVFGDEAKVLGIKGQTMLVFSKNETQATFDVLNKAIDLGKNETEPGTMVAVMFAVVNLEKDGKKAKSDVVEMYEKCLDIIAKNTDDSYGEAQKKVEALAAPYLDCEILVPMAEKNFEANKGNVDWLRRTMKLLRYKKCYDAAVFAKVAESYFALEPSAEGAEGMGKLFLGKKDYTKAIEFFNKAAEMSQKDEEKAQFMLSIAEAYLYAKNYSSARSYANKALALKSNLGDAYIVIGDAYLYSASSCDDGELGKWGAYWAAVDKYQKARSVDEAAGEEANKKIARVSSSFPTTKDLFFYGKQKGDAYTVACWINEGTSVRTSD, translated from the coding sequence ATGAGAAAGTTAACATTAACATTAGTAGCAATAGCAATAGCAAGTTTAACCTTTGCACAAGGTAAATACGGTAAAACTCCCGAAGATAGTATTGTTTGTATCGAAAGTTTAATTTATAAAGATTATTTAAAAAGCGACCCAGCTTTAGCAATGAGCTTATGGAAAAAGGCTTACAAAACTTGTCCTGAGTCTCAGTTAACGCTTTATATTAATGGTGTTAAAATGTATCAAGATTTAATTAGAGATGCAAAAGACGCAAAAACCCAACAAGCTTATAAAGATACCATGTATTCTATTTTTGACCAACGTATTGCTGTATTTGGTGATGAAGCAAAAGTATTGGGTATTAAAGGTCAAACCATGTTAGTATTTAGTAAAAATGAAACACAAGCTACATTTGACGTGTTAAATAAAGCAATTGATTTAGGTAAAAACGAAACTGAGCCAGGAACAATGGTTGCTGTTATGTTTGCCGTAGTTAATTTGGAGAAAGATGGAAAAAAAGCAAAATCTGATGTAGTTGAAATGTACGAGAAATGTTTAGACATTATTGCTAAAAACACTGATGATAGTTATGGCGAAGCACAGAAAAAAGTAGAAGCGTTAGCTGCTCCATATTTAGATTGCGAAATATTAGTACCTATGGCTGAAAAAAACTTCGAAGCTAATAAAGGTAATGTAGATTGGTTAAGAAGAACCATGAAACTGTTACGTTACAAAAAATGTTACGATGCTGCTGTTTTTGCTAAAGTTGCTGAATCATATTTTGCTCTTGAACCAAGTGCAGAAGGAGCAGAAGGAATGGGTAAATTATTTTTAGGCAAAAAAGACTATACTAAAGCTATCGAGTTCTTTAATAAAGCTGCAGAGATGTCTCAAAAAGATGAAGAAAAAGCTCAATTTATGTTGAGTATTGCAGAAGCTTATTTATATGCAAAAAACTACTCTTCAGCACGTAGTTATGCAAATAAAGCATTAGCACTAAAAAGTAATTTAGGTGATGCTTACATTGTAATTGGTGATGCTTATTTATACAGTGCAAGTTCTTGTGATGATGGAGAGTTAGGTAAATGGGGTGCGTACTGGGCAGCAGTGGATAAATACCAAAAAGCAAGATCTGTTGACGAAGCAGCAGGAGAAGAAGCAAATAAAAAAATAGCAAGAGTTTCTTCTAGTTTCCCAACAACCAAAGATTTGTTCTTTTATGGTAAACAAAAAGGCGATGCTTATACCGTTGCTTGTTGGATAAACGAAGGTACATCTGTTAGAACAAGTGATTAA
- the lptC gene encoding LPS export ABC transporter periplasmic protein LptC, translating into MDEVNALTNKVKEPIRRGKNVELIYSENANVKVKVNAPLLEEYAGEDNYTEMTKGIEVNFFDSLKNVTTTLTSNYAIHRASKNIMEAKNDVVVTNEKGDKLNTEHLIWFQDSAKIFTNEFVKITTKDEIIMGEGLESNEKFTKYKILKIKGTINLKDEEINQ; encoded by the coding sequence ATGGATGAAGTTAATGCGCTTACGAATAAAGTTAAAGAGCCTATTCGAAGAGGTAAAAATGTAGAGTTGATTTATTCAGAGAATGCCAATGTAAAAGTAAAGGTAAATGCTCCGTTACTTGAAGAATATGCTGGAGAAGACAATTACACTGAAATGACCAAAGGAATCGAAGTCAATTTTTTTGATTCGCTTAAAAACGTGACTACTACTTTAACATCAAATTATGCAATACATAGAGCTTCTAAAAACATCATGGAAGCCAAAAACGATGTAGTAGTTACAAACGAAAAAGGAGATAAGTTAAATACCGAACATTTGATTTGGTTTCAAGATTCTGCTAAAATTTTCACCAATGAGTTTGTAAAAATTACTACGAAAGATGAAATTATTATGGGAGAAGGGTTGGAGTCGAATGAGAAGTTTACCAAGTATAAAATCTTAAAGATTAAAGGAACTATTAACCTGAAAGACGAAGAAATAAATCAATAA